The following proteins come from a genomic window of Campylobacter coli 76339:
- a CDS encoding Argininosuccinate lyase produces the protein MKNEMWSGRFSEASNELLKEFNASLNIDRTLYIEDIQGSIAHATMLENCGILKKDELEAIVKGLEQVRVEIEQNRFVFNIEDEDIHMAIEKRLSELIGSEIGGRLHTARSRNDQVATDFKLFTKKSHLELIMLLKELIQTLLSHARVHKRTIMPSFTHLQHAQPISFSFYILSYAFMFMRDIKRLQNSLELADFSPLGSCACAGTSYATNRNLSAQILGFKDIMPNAMDGVSDRDFALDLLYDIAVIFTHTSRLCEEMILFSASEFGFLTISDSFSTGSSIMPQKKNPDVCELIRGKTGRVYGNLISLLTIMKALPLAYNKDMQEDKEGLFDSVKTAKDSLIILNAMLKEVKINEENMLKSCKKGHLLATDLADYLVREKNIPFRKAHFIVGNVVAQAEKQGIDISDIEDLSKIDPIFDDKAMKLLDFENSLNSKQSEGSSSITSVEKQIQILERFLESLG, from the coding sequence ATGAAAAATGAGATGTGGTCAGGACGCTTTAGCGAAGCAAGTAACGAGCTTTTAAAGGAATTTAACGCAAGTTTAAACATAGACAGAACTTTGTATATAGAGGATATACAGGGTTCTATAGCTCATGCTACTATGCTTGAAAACTGTGGTATCTTAAAAAAAGATGAGCTAGAGGCTATTGTAAAAGGCTTGGAGCAAGTTAGAGTTGAGATAGAACAAAATCGCTTTGTTTTTAATATAGAAGATGAAGATATTCATATGGCTATAGAAAAGCGTTTGAGCGAGCTCATCGGAAGTGAAATAGGAGGAAGACTTCACACCGCTCGTAGTCGCAATGATCAGGTTGCAACTGATTTTAAATTATTTACAAAAAAATCTCATTTAGAGCTTATAATGCTTTTAAAAGAGCTCATTCAAACTCTGCTTTCTCATGCTAGAGTACATAAAAGAACTATTATGCCAAGTTTTACGCATTTGCAGCATGCGCAACCTATAAGTTTTTCTTTTTATATTTTAAGCTATGCTTTTATGTTTATGCGTGATATCAAGCGTTTGCAAAATAGTTTAGAGCTTGCAGATTTCTCTCCTTTGGGCTCTTGTGCATGTGCGGGAACTAGTTATGCAACTAATCGTAATCTTAGTGCTCAAATTTTAGGTTTTAAAGACATTATGCCAAATGCTATGGATGGAGTGAGCGATAGGGATTTTGCGCTTGATTTGCTTTATGATATAGCAGTGATTTTTACACATACCTCAAGACTTTGTGAGGAGATGATTTTGTTTTCTGCTTCAGAGTTTGGATTTTTGACTATAAGCGATAGTTTTTCAACGGGAAGCTCTATCATGCCACAGAAAAAAAATCCTGATGTTTGTGAGCTTATACGAGGAAAAACAGGGCGTGTTTATGGAAATTTGATTTCTCTTTTAACGATTATGAAGGCACTTCCTTTGGCTTATAATAAAGACATGCAAGAAGATAAAGAGGGGCTTTTTGATAGTGTTAAAACAGCAAAAGACAGTTTGATTATTTTAAATGCTATGTTAAAAGAAGTAAAAATCAATGAAGAAAATATGCTAAAATCTTGCAAAAAAGGGCATTTGTTGGCTACAGATTTGGCAGATTATTTGGTGCGCGAAAAAAATATTCCCTTTAGAAAAGCACATTTCATAGTAGGCAATGTAGTTGCACAAGCTGAAAAACAAGGGATTGATATAAGTGATATTGAAGATCTTTCAAAAATAGATCCTATCTTTGATGATAAAGCGATGAAATTGCTTGATTTTGAAAATTCTTTAAATTCTAAACAAAGCGAGGGTTCAAGCTCTATCACTAGTGTAGAAAAACAAATTCAAATTTTAGAAAGATTTCTTGAAAGTTTAGGCTAA